ATCTCTTGATGTCATCCTCCTGGGACAGATGCACACCTATTCAAAGCCGGACAGGGATCCCCGCCAGCATACCATCTCAACTGTTTTTGTGGCCAGAGGGAAGGGGATGCCTGTTGCGGCAGATGACGCTACCGAAATCGGTATATTCACCAAAGACAATCTTCCGGACTTGCTAATGTTTGACCATGAGCAAATAATAACAGATTATTTTAACAAAAAAGCTTAGGGTCATCTCCAAAAGAGTTGGTATGGTCATAAG
Above is a genomic segment from Syntrophales bacterium containing:
- a CDS encoding NUDIX hydrolase encodes the protein MATKTKITCPNCGSKIKYYQNPVPTVDIIIELEDGGIVLIKRKNPPIGWAIPGGFVDYGESLEEAALREAKEETSLDVILLGQMHTYSKPDRDPRQHTISTVFVARGKGMPVAADDATEIGIFTKDNLPDLLMFDHEQIITDYFNKKA